Proteins from a genomic interval of Equus quagga isolate Etosha38 chromosome 11, UCLA_HA_Equagga_1.0, whole genome shotgun sequence:
- the SLC16A11 gene encoding monocarboxylate transporter 11 isoform X3, which produces MTPKPAGPPDGGWGWVVAAAAFAVNGLSYGLLRSLGLALPDLAEHFDRSAQDTAWVSALALAVQQAASPVGSALSTRWGARPVVMVGGVLTSLGFVFSAFARSLLHLYLGLGVLAGFGWALVFAPALGTLSRYFSRRRVLAVGLALTGNGASSLLLAPTLQFLLDTFGWRGALLLLGAITLHLTPCGALLRPLTLPGDAPAPPRGPLAALGLGLFTRRAFSVFALGTALVGGGYFVPYVHLAPHALDRGLGGYGAALVVAVAAVGDAGARLVCGWLADQGWVPLSRLLAVFGALTGLGLLAVGLVPAVRSEEGWGGPLLAAAGAYGLSAGSYAPLVFGVLPGLVGIGGVVQATGLMMMLMSLGGLLGPPLSGFLRDETGDFTASFLVCGSFILSGSFIYMGLPAALPSCRSASHPATFPPERGELLPAPQVALLSPGGPHSSLDTAC; this is translated from the exons ATGACCCCCAAGCCGGCCGGACCCCCGGacgggggctggggctgggtggtggCGGCCGCAGCCTTCGCGGTGAATGGGCTCTCCTACGGGCTGTTACGCTCCCTGGGTCTTGCCCTCCCTGACCTCGCGGAGCACTTTGACCGAAGCGCTCAGGACACAGCGTGGGTCAGCGCCCTGGCCCTGGCCGTCCAGCAGGCAGCCA GCCCAGTGGGCAGCGCCCTGAGTACCCGCTGGGGGGCGCGCCCGGTGGTCATGGTTGGGGGCGTCCTCACCTCGCTTGGCTTCGTCTTCTCGGCTTTCGCCCGCAGTCTGCTGCACCTCTACCTCGGCCTGGGCGTCCTCGCTG GTTTCGGCTGGGCCCTGGTGTTCGCCCCTGCCCTCGGCACTCTCTCGCGTTACTTCTCCCGCCGTCGAgtcttggccgtggggctggcacTCACGGGCAACGGGGCCTCCTCGCTGCTCCTGGCGCCCACCTTGCAGTTCCTCCTTGATACTTTCGGCTGGCGGGGCGCCCTGCTCCTCCTTGGCGCCATTACCCTTCACCTTACCCCCTGTGGCGCCCTGCTGCGCCCCCTCACGCTCCCTGGCGACGCCCCGGCCCCACCGCGCGGGCCCCTAGCTGCCCTCGGCCTGGGTCTCTTCACACGCCGGGCCTTCTCAGTTTTCGCTCTGGGCACGGCCCTGGTGGGGGGCGGCTATTTCGTCCCCTACGTGCACTTGGCCCCTCACGCTTTAGACCGGGGCCTGGGGGGGTATGGGGCAGCGCTGGTGGTGGCGGTGGCCGCGGTGGGGGACGCGGGCGCCCGGCTGGTCTGCGGGTGGCTGGCGGACCAGGGCTGGGTGCCCCTCTCGCGGCTGCTGGCGGTGTTCGGGGCTCTAACCGGGCTGGGGCTGCTGGCCGTGGGACTGGTGCCCGCGGTGCGGAGCGAGGAGGGCTGGGGGGGCCCCCTGCTGGCCGCGGCTGGGGCCTACGGGCTGAGCGCCGGAAGTTACGCCCCGCTGGTTTTCGGCGTGCTCCCAGGGCTGGTGGGCATCGGCGGTGTCGTACAAGCCACCGGGctgatgatgatgctgatgagCCTCGGGGGGCTTCTGGGCCCTCCGCTGTCAG GCTTCCTAAGGGATGAGACCGGAGACTTCACCGCCTCCTTCCTCGTGTGCGGCTCTTTCATCCTCTCTGGCAGCTTTATTTACATGGGGCTGCCCGCAGCGCTGCCCTCCTGCCGTTCAGCCTCACATCCAGCCACCTTTCCCCCTGAGAGGGGGGAgctgctccctgctcctcaggTTGCTCTGCTTTCGCCAGGAGGCCCTCACTCCTCCCTGGATACCGCTTGTTGA
- the SLC16A11 gene encoding monocarboxylate transporter 11 isoform X1, with translation MVSARPRPPSLRVPGGSGPLWCSLFTERARPSWAPSLQSLPSENPPARGVGRKPGRAFPRHSPSPTARRGRKAMTPKPAGPPDGGWGWVVAAAAFAVNGLSYGLLRSLGLALPDLAEHFDRSAQDTAWVSALALAVQQAASPVGSALSTRWGARPVVMVGGVLTSLGFVFSAFARSLLHLYLGLGVLAGFGWALVFAPALGTLSRYFSRRRVLAVGLALTGNGASSLLLAPTLQFLLDTFGWRGALLLLGAITLHLTPCGALLRPLTLPGDAPAPPRGPLAALGLGLFTRRAFSVFALGTALVGGGYFVPYVHLAPHALDRGLGGYGAALVVAVAAVGDAGARLVCGWLADQGWVPLSRLLAVFGALTGLGLLAVGLVPAVRSEEGWGGPLLAAAGAYGLSAGSYAPLVFGVLPGLVGIGGVVQATGLMMMLMSLGGLLGPPLSGFLRDETGDFTASFLVCGSFILSGSFIYMGLPAALPSCRSASHPATFPPERGELLPAPQVALLSPGGPHSSLDTAC, from the exons ATGGTTTCAGCTCGCCCCCGCCCTCCTTCCCTCCGCGTCCCAGGTGGCTCAGGCCCCCTGTGGTGCTCTCTGTTTACGGAGAGAGCCCGTCCAAGTTGGGCTCCATCTCTGCAATCGCTCCCCTCTGAGAACCCGCCCGCCCGGGGAGTGGGGAGAAAACCAGGCCGTGCCTTTCCTCGTCATTCCCCTTCCCCCACCGCCCGGAGAGGTCGG AAGGCGATGACCCCCAAGCCGGCCGGACCCCCGGacgggggctggggctgggtggtggCGGCCGCAGCCTTCGCGGTGAATGGGCTCTCCTACGGGCTGTTACGCTCCCTGGGTCTTGCCCTCCCTGACCTCGCGGAGCACTTTGACCGAAGCGCTCAGGACACAGCGTGGGTCAGCGCCCTGGCCCTGGCCGTCCAGCAGGCAGCCA GCCCAGTGGGCAGCGCCCTGAGTACCCGCTGGGGGGCGCGCCCGGTGGTCATGGTTGGGGGCGTCCTCACCTCGCTTGGCTTCGTCTTCTCGGCTTTCGCCCGCAGTCTGCTGCACCTCTACCTCGGCCTGGGCGTCCTCGCTG GTTTCGGCTGGGCCCTGGTGTTCGCCCCTGCCCTCGGCACTCTCTCGCGTTACTTCTCCCGCCGTCGAgtcttggccgtggggctggcacTCACGGGCAACGGGGCCTCCTCGCTGCTCCTGGCGCCCACCTTGCAGTTCCTCCTTGATACTTTCGGCTGGCGGGGCGCCCTGCTCCTCCTTGGCGCCATTACCCTTCACCTTACCCCCTGTGGCGCCCTGCTGCGCCCCCTCACGCTCCCTGGCGACGCCCCGGCCCCACCGCGCGGGCCCCTAGCTGCCCTCGGCCTGGGTCTCTTCACACGCCGGGCCTTCTCAGTTTTCGCTCTGGGCACGGCCCTGGTGGGGGGCGGCTATTTCGTCCCCTACGTGCACTTGGCCCCTCACGCTTTAGACCGGGGCCTGGGGGGGTATGGGGCAGCGCTGGTGGTGGCGGTGGCCGCGGTGGGGGACGCGGGCGCCCGGCTGGTCTGCGGGTGGCTGGCGGACCAGGGCTGGGTGCCCCTCTCGCGGCTGCTGGCGGTGTTCGGGGCTCTAACCGGGCTGGGGCTGCTGGCCGTGGGACTGGTGCCCGCGGTGCGGAGCGAGGAGGGCTGGGGGGGCCCCCTGCTGGCCGCGGCTGGGGCCTACGGGCTGAGCGCCGGAAGTTACGCCCCGCTGGTTTTCGGCGTGCTCCCAGGGCTGGTGGGCATCGGCGGTGTCGTACAAGCCACCGGGctgatgatgatgctgatgagCCTCGGGGGGCTTCTGGGCCCTCCGCTGTCAG GCTTCCTAAGGGATGAGACCGGAGACTTCACCGCCTCCTTCCTCGTGTGCGGCTCTTTCATCCTCTCTGGCAGCTTTATTTACATGGGGCTGCCCGCAGCGCTGCCCTCCTGCCGTTCAGCCTCACATCCAGCCACCTTTCCCCCTGAGAGGGGGGAgctgctccctgctcctcaggTTGCTCTGCTTTCGCCAGGAGGCCCTCACTCCTCCCTGGATACCGCTTGTTGA
- the SLC16A13 gene encoding monocarboxylate transporter 13 isoform X1 produces MARRSEPPDGGWGWMVVLSAFFQSALVFGVLRSFGVFFVEFVAAFEEQAARVSWIASIGIAVQQFGSESCPLVRRPATLRRGEGMWGQQRGSWGWGDAGEGHLRSCRTPSSSPGPVGSALSTKFGPRPVVMAGGILAALGMLLASFATSLTHLYLSIGLLSGSGWALTFTPTLACLSRYFSRRRSLATGLALTGVGLSSFAFAPLFQWLLSHYAWRGALLLVSALSLHLVACGALLRPLFLTEDPAVGGPGAQLASLLRHGPFLRYTVALTLINTGFFIPYVHLVAHLQDLNWDPLPAAFLLSVAAISDLVGRVASGWLGDAVPGPVARLLMLWTTLTGVSLALFPVAQAPTALVALTVAYGFTSGALTPVAFSVLPELVGTGRIYCGLGLLQMVESIGGLLGAPLSGYLRDVTGNYTASFVVAGVFLLAGSGVLITLPHFFCFSAPTLKPQDLVTEALDTKVTLPKEGLGED; encoded by the exons ATGGCGCGTAGGTCCGAGCCCCCCGACGGAGgctggggatggatggtggtgctcTCAGCGTTCTTCCAGTCGGCGCTGGTGTTCGGGGTGCTCCGCTCCTTCGGTGTCTTCTTCGTGGAGTTTGTGGCGGCGTTTGAGGAGCAGGCAGCACGCGTCTCCTGGATCGCCTCCATAGGAATCGCGGTGCAGCAGTTTGGGAGTGAGTCCTGCCCCTTGGTCCGGCGTCCTGCGACcctcagaaggggagaggggatgtGGGGACAGCAAAGGGGaagctggggttggggggatgCTGGAGAGGGACACCTGAGATCTTGCAGAACCCCATCCTCTTCCCCAGGCCCCGTGGGCAGTGCCCTGAGCACGAAGTTCGGGCCCAGGCCGGTGGTGATGGCTGGGGGCATCTTGGCTGCGTTGGGCATGCTGCTCGCCTCCTTTGCTACCTCCTTGACCCACCTCTACCTGAGTATTGGGCTGCTCTCAG GCTCTGGCTGGGCCTTGACCTTCACTCCGACCCTGGCCTGCCTGTCCCGTTACTTCTCTCGCCGGCGATccctggccacagggctggcactgACGGGTGTGGGCCTGTCCTCCTTTGCCTTTGCCCCACTCTTCCAATGGCTGCTCAGCCACTATGCATGGCGGGGAGCCCTACTGCTGGTgtctgccctctccctccacttGGTGGCCTGTGGTGCTCTCCTCCGCCCACTCTTCCTGACTGAAGACCCTGCCGTGGGTGGCCCTGGGGCCCAGCTTGCCTCCCTTCTCcgtcatggccccttcctccgttACACTGTTGCCCTCACCCTGATCAACACTGGCTTCTTCATTCCCTATGTGCACCTGGTGGCCCATCTCCAGGATCTAAATTGGGACCCATTGCCTGCTGCCTTCCTACTCTCAGTGGCTGCTATTTCTGACCTCGTGGGGCGTGTGGCCTCTGGGTGGCTAGGGGATGCAGTCCCAGGGCCTGTGGCACGACTCCTGATGCTCTGGACCACCCTGACTGGGGTGTCACTGGCCCTGTTCCCCGTGGCTCAGGCTCCCACAGCCTTAGTGGCTCTGACCGTGGCCTATGGCTTCACATCAGGGGCCCTGACTCCAGTGGCCTTCTCCGTGCTGCCTGAACTGGTGGGGACTGGAAGGATATACTGTGGCCTGGGACTGTTGCAGATGGTAGAGAGCATTGGAGGGCTGTTGGGGGCTCCTCTGTCAG GCTACCTCCGGGATGTGACAGGCAACTACACAGCTTCTTTTGTGGTGGCCGGGGTCTTCCTTCTGGCAGGGAGTGGAGTTCTCATCACTCTGCCCCACTTCTTCTGCTTCTCAGCTCCTACCTTAAAACCCCAGGACCTTGTAACAGAGGCACTGGATACCAAAGTCACCCTGCccaaggaggggctgggagaggactgA
- the SLC16A13 gene encoding monocarboxylate transporter 13 isoform X2, with protein MARRSEPPDGGWGWMVVLSAFFQSALVFGVLRSFGVFFVEFVAAFEEQAARVSWIASIGIAVQQFGSPVGSALSTKFGPRPVVMAGGILAALGMLLASFATSLTHLYLSIGLLSGSGWALTFTPTLACLSRYFSRRRSLATGLALTGVGLSSFAFAPLFQWLLSHYAWRGALLLVSALSLHLVACGALLRPLFLTEDPAVGGPGAQLASLLRHGPFLRYTVALTLINTGFFIPYVHLVAHLQDLNWDPLPAAFLLSVAAISDLVGRVASGWLGDAVPGPVARLLMLWTTLTGVSLALFPVAQAPTALVALTVAYGFTSGALTPVAFSVLPELVGTGRIYCGLGLLQMVESIGGLLGAPLSGYLRDVTGNYTASFVVAGVFLLAGSGVLITLPHFFCFSAPTLKPQDLVTEALDTKVTLPKEGLGED; from the exons ATGGCGCGTAGGTCCGAGCCCCCCGACGGAGgctggggatggatggtggtgctcTCAGCGTTCTTCCAGTCGGCGCTGGTGTTCGGGGTGCTCCGCTCCTTCGGTGTCTTCTTCGTGGAGTTTGTGGCGGCGTTTGAGGAGCAGGCAGCACGCGTCTCCTGGATCGCCTCCATAGGAATCGCGGTGCAGCAGTTTGGGA GCCCCGTGGGCAGTGCCCTGAGCACGAAGTTCGGGCCCAGGCCGGTGGTGATGGCTGGGGGCATCTTGGCTGCGTTGGGCATGCTGCTCGCCTCCTTTGCTACCTCCTTGACCCACCTCTACCTGAGTATTGGGCTGCTCTCAG GCTCTGGCTGGGCCTTGACCTTCACTCCGACCCTGGCCTGCCTGTCCCGTTACTTCTCTCGCCGGCGATccctggccacagggctggcactgACGGGTGTGGGCCTGTCCTCCTTTGCCTTTGCCCCACTCTTCCAATGGCTGCTCAGCCACTATGCATGGCGGGGAGCCCTACTGCTGGTgtctgccctctccctccacttGGTGGCCTGTGGTGCTCTCCTCCGCCCACTCTTCCTGACTGAAGACCCTGCCGTGGGTGGCCCTGGGGCCCAGCTTGCCTCCCTTCTCcgtcatggccccttcctccgttACACTGTTGCCCTCACCCTGATCAACACTGGCTTCTTCATTCCCTATGTGCACCTGGTGGCCCATCTCCAGGATCTAAATTGGGACCCATTGCCTGCTGCCTTCCTACTCTCAGTGGCTGCTATTTCTGACCTCGTGGGGCGTGTGGCCTCTGGGTGGCTAGGGGATGCAGTCCCAGGGCCTGTGGCACGACTCCTGATGCTCTGGACCACCCTGACTGGGGTGTCACTGGCCCTGTTCCCCGTGGCTCAGGCTCCCACAGCCTTAGTGGCTCTGACCGTGGCCTATGGCTTCACATCAGGGGCCCTGACTCCAGTGGCCTTCTCCGTGCTGCCTGAACTGGTGGGGACTGGAAGGATATACTGTGGCCTGGGACTGTTGCAGATGGTAGAGAGCATTGGAGGGCTGTTGGGGGCTCCTCTGTCAG GCTACCTCCGGGATGTGACAGGCAACTACACAGCTTCTTTTGTGGTGGCCGGGGTCTTCCTTCTGGCAGGGAGTGGAGTTCTCATCACTCTGCCCCACTTCTTCTGCTTCTCAGCTCCTACCTTAAAACCCCAGGACCTTGTAACAGAGGCACTGGATACCAAAGTCACCCTGCccaaggaggggctgggagaggactgA
- the SLC16A11 gene encoding monocarboxylate transporter 11 isoform X4 → MVGGVLTSLGFVFSAFARSLLHLYLGLGVLAGFGWALVFAPALGTLSRYFSRRRVLAVGLALTGNGASSLLLAPTLQFLLDTFGWRGALLLLGAITLHLTPCGALLRPLTLPGDAPAPPRGPLAALGLGLFTRRAFSVFALGTALVGGGYFVPYVHLAPHALDRGLGGYGAALVVAVAAVGDAGARLVCGWLADQGWVPLSRLLAVFGALTGLGLLAVGLVPAVRSEEGWGGPLLAAAGAYGLSAGSYAPLVFGVLPGLVGIGGVVQATGLMMMLMSLGGLLGPPLSGFLRDETGDFTASFLVCGSFILSGSFIYMGLPAALPSCRSASHPATFPPERGELLPAPQVALLSPGGPHSSLDTAC, encoded by the exons ATGGTTGGGGGCGTCCTCACCTCGCTTGGCTTCGTCTTCTCGGCTTTCGCCCGCAGTCTGCTGCACCTCTACCTCGGCCTGGGCGTCCTCGCTG GTTTCGGCTGGGCCCTGGTGTTCGCCCCTGCCCTCGGCACTCTCTCGCGTTACTTCTCCCGCCGTCGAgtcttggccgtggggctggcacTCACGGGCAACGGGGCCTCCTCGCTGCTCCTGGCGCCCACCTTGCAGTTCCTCCTTGATACTTTCGGCTGGCGGGGCGCCCTGCTCCTCCTTGGCGCCATTACCCTTCACCTTACCCCCTGTGGCGCCCTGCTGCGCCCCCTCACGCTCCCTGGCGACGCCCCGGCCCCACCGCGCGGGCCCCTAGCTGCCCTCGGCCTGGGTCTCTTCACACGCCGGGCCTTCTCAGTTTTCGCTCTGGGCACGGCCCTGGTGGGGGGCGGCTATTTCGTCCCCTACGTGCACTTGGCCCCTCACGCTTTAGACCGGGGCCTGGGGGGGTATGGGGCAGCGCTGGTGGTGGCGGTGGCCGCGGTGGGGGACGCGGGCGCCCGGCTGGTCTGCGGGTGGCTGGCGGACCAGGGCTGGGTGCCCCTCTCGCGGCTGCTGGCGGTGTTCGGGGCTCTAACCGGGCTGGGGCTGCTGGCCGTGGGACTGGTGCCCGCGGTGCGGAGCGAGGAGGGCTGGGGGGGCCCCCTGCTGGCCGCGGCTGGGGCCTACGGGCTGAGCGCCGGAAGTTACGCCCCGCTGGTTTTCGGCGTGCTCCCAGGGCTGGTGGGCATCGGCGGTGTCGTACAAGCCACCGGGctgatgatgatgctgatgagCCTCGGGGGGCTTCTGGGCCCTCCGCTGTCAG GCTTCCTAAGGGATGAGACCGGAGACTTCACCGCCTCCTTCCTCGTGTGCGGCTCTTTCATCCTCTCTGGCAGCTTTATTTACATGGGGCTGCCCGCAGCGCTGCCCTCCTGCCGTTCAGCCTCACATCCAGCCACCTTTCCCCCTGAGAGGGGGGAgctgctccctgctcctcaggTTGCTCTGCTTTCGCCAGGAGGCCCTCACTCCTCCCTGGATACCGCTTGTTGA
- the SLC16A11 gene encoding monocarboxylate transporter 11 isoform X2 has protein sequence MVSARPRPPSLRVPGGSGPLWCSLFTERARPSWAPSLQSLPSENPPARGVGRKPGRAFPRHSPSPTARRGRKAMTPKPAGPPDGGWGWVVAAAAFAVNGLSYGLLRSLGLALPDLAEHFDRSAQDTAWVSALALAVQQAASFGWALVFAPALGTLSRYFSRRRVLAVGLALTGNGASSLLLAPTLQFLLDTFGWRGALLLLGAITLHLTPCGALLRPLTLPGDAPAPPRGPLAALGLGLFTRRAFSVFALGTALVGGGYFVPYVHLAPHALDRGLGGYGAALVVAVAAVGDAGARLVCGWLADQGWVPLSRLLAVFGALTGLGLLAVGLVPAVRSEEGWGGPLLAAAGAYGLSAGSYAPLVFGVLPGLVGIGGVVQATGLMMMLMSLGGLLGPPLSGFLRDETGDFTASFLVCGSFILSGSFIYMGLPAALPSCRSASHPATFPPERGELLPAPQVALLSPGGPHSSLDTAC, from the exons ATGGTTTCAGCTCGCCCCCGCCCTCCTTCCCTCCGCGTCCCAGGTGGCTCAGGCCCCCTGTGGTGCTCTCTGTTTACGGAGAGAGCCCGTCCAAGTTGGGCTCCATCTCTGCAATCGCTCCCCTCTGAGAACCCGCCCGCCCGGGGAGTGGGGAGAAAACCAGGCCGTGCCTTTCCTCGTCATTCCCCTTCCCCCACCGCCCGGAGAGGTCGG AAGGCGATGACCCCCAAGCCGGCCGGACCCCCGGacgggggctggggctgggtggtggCGGCCGCAGCCTTCGCGGTGAATGGGCTCTCCTACGGGCTGTTACGCTCCCTGGGTCTTGCCCTCCCTGACCTCGCGGAGCACTTTGACCGAAGCGCTCAGGACACAGCGTGGGTCAGCGCCCTGGCCCTGGCCGTCCAGCAGGCAGCCA GTTTCGGCTGGGCCCTGGTGTTCGCCCCTGCCCTCGGCACTCTCTCGCGTTACTTCTCCCGCCGTCGAgtcttggccgtggggctggcacTCACGGGCAACGGGGCCTCCTCGCTGCTCCTGGCGCCCACCTTGCAGTTCCTCCTTGATACTTTCGGCTGGCGGGGCGCCCTGCTCCTCCTTGGCGCCATTACCCTTCACCTTACCCCCTGTGGCGCCCTGCTGCGCCCCCTCACGCTCCCTGGCGACGCCCCGGCCCCACCGCGCGGGCCCCTAGCTGCCCTCGGCCTGGGTCTCTTCACACGCCGGGCCTTCTCAGTTTTCGCTCTGGGCACGGCCCTGGTGGGGGGCGGCTATTTCGTCCCCTACGTGCACTTGGCCCCTCACGCTTTAGACCGGGGCCTGGGGGGGTATGGGGCAGCGCTGGTGGTGGCGGTGGCCGCGGTGGGGGACGCGGGCGCCCGGCTGGTCTGCGGGTGGCTGGCGGACCAGGGCTGGGTGCCCCTCTCGCGGCTGCTGGCGGTGTTCGGGGCTCTAACCGGGCTGGGGCTGCTGGCCGTGGGACTGGTGCCCGCGGTGCGGAGCGAGGAGGGCTGGGGGGGCCCCCTGCTGGCCGCGGCTGGGGCCTACGGGCTGAGCGCCGGAAGTTACGCCCCGCTGGTTTTCGGCGTGCTCCCAGGGCTGGTGGGCATCGGCGGTGTCGTACAAGCCACCGGGctgatgatgatgctgatgagCCTCGGGGGGCTTCTGGGCCCTCCGCTGTCAG GCTTCCTAAGGGATGAGACCGGAGACTTCACCGCCTCCTTCCTCGTGTGCGGCTCTTTCATCCTCTCTGGCAGCTTTATTTACATGGGGCTGCCCGCAGCGCTGCCCTCCTGCCGTTCAGCCTCACATCCAGCCACCTTTCCCCCTGAGAGGGGGGAgctgctccctgctcctcaggTTGCTCTGCTTTCGCCAGGAGGCCCTCACTCCTCCCTGGATACCGCTTGTTGA